The sequence GTTATATCTCCAAGATGGGGTTTGTCTAAAAACTCTTCTTGACATggttagccatatccttgttATTTGCCTTCTCGGATAGTTGGTGATAAGCACTGGCTTGGTGATGAAAATAACTCAACTAATGCGAGAAGAGTTATAAGCAAGGAAAGTTATCAAGAACTTACGATAAGACTAAACAACAAAATAACACATTGacagatgaatagtaaagagCTGAATGGATTGAAGAGATATAAATgtgtaatatatattaaagaatgtaggccttcgGCCATATTGTACAATATGGATGTCGTGACGTGATCGCGACGCAGAGCGGCCGACATCCccaatcatttaatctttactatttaaaaggtttggagtcgccaccaatcatattaaggtgtgattggtcaccacaaaagaaattgatctacgtaaattcagatttaaggttcgggagtcagttgtgtgtagggaaggtattagcaccctacaacacccataaaaatgatcaccaaaatttatcttttaaactaaattaacgaggttcacaaaacaaagttttttgtttgatattttttaaatgtcccatggttatcatttcataactaaaaaaaactaaGTCTGAATTGATGCTTATATTGGTGGCATGAGAAccattagaaaaatagaatttaatttttatttaaaaatattttttatttacctcaagaatattaaaatatcaaactttgatattttgatctccatcatacgcctttaatggaaaatttcatgtatctaaagaattaatgaattctAAAGAAAACACTACTTAGTCtcattctaaaatataaaattgttagatatactttgtttaaaaataatttactaatttttaaaaattgagaaatttcatgtatttatggaattttaaccataaaatccataaatgaacattactctTTCCCATAAATAGTACAGTATAAAATAgttggcaaatatgacaaataatacaaccaACAATATGTGTTGCCAAATAATACCAGTTGGAGATAATATCcacatattcaaaaataaaatattggaaatgATATACTACATTAGAGATATATAATGTTTGAGAAATAGTgtttggaaagtaaataatatacagTGGTGAAATAAGTATTCTGCCATTCAACCAATCTAATCAATCAATAgcaaacatatttaataaacagtaaaaacaaccaaattaaaccctacatttaacaaattttaatcaaagggcttactttaaatcaaatttaaagcataggtaatttgatgtaataattttcaaatgacccaaacctaacaaaattaaagcacaCAAGCAGATTTGATGTGATAGTATTCCTATCAAAATTAAACACAGTAGCAAATTTGATATAACACTATTATATTggtattcaattggtttaacctaaagagccataatttaaagataaataGATTCGATCAGTctaaacataacaaaattaaaacaccctaaacctaaaaaagaaaaattaaacacagtacAGCCTAGGCAAAATTGGATGCAACAATATCCAATTggtttaacccaacaaaattagaatacaaaACATAGGCTAATGAGAAATAgattcaattggtctaaacctaacaaaattaaataacctaaccctaaaaaattaaacacaatcTAGGTAAAATTTGATGAAGAAACAAAAtcaatttaacaaattaaaaacaaattaaatttgaacaaTGGATGAACAATCTaggtaaagaagaaaaaaacttacCTTTGGCAGAATAGTTTTTTTTGCTTCACCCTTTAACTATCTCTccttcttcaaaaaaaaaaaaaagaaaatctcccattctctccttttttttctctgtttttatAAGGCACTGAGATGGTagctttttttttaagattgcaaGATCATGAGGATCGTGTTTGTGATAGTGGGAAAGTGGGAAGAATCGTGAAGAGGGAGAATCGTGGAGAGGGAGGGGGAAAAATCGTGGGACTGGAAATGGTTGAGAGAAAACAACGAAaagatatgaaatttaattaccgttttcttttccttttttaaaaaaacaaataaattcaaagtcaaatcaactaaaataaataaacaaaataaagtaataaaataaaataaagtaaagtaaatgtaaaaaataaatggccaaaatatggtatctacaacttgcccccccccccccccttgtCCATCCTGAAAATATTTAATGGTGGACAAAGGAAATAGATAAAGTATTTGGggcaaattttattttttagagaggaaactaaaaaaaattatcaaccTTAACTCTAGGGtcaggtttgataaataaaggacctgatagacagACTTCGGCCTCAACTTCAGATATGAGCTCGATTTAAACAAAttcgaaaagacatcaaccttagctctaggactaggtttgataaataaagaacctgatagacaggcttcggcCTCAGTTTTAGATTTGGGCTCcatttaaccaaattaaaaaagacatcaaccttagctccaagacaaggtttgataaataaagaacTTGATAGACAGACTTCGACCTCACCTTTagatctgggctcgatttaaccaaattcaaaaagacatcaaccttagctccagTACTAGGTTTCataaataaaggacctgatagacaagcttcggcctcagcttcagatctgagctcgatttaaccaaattcaaaaagacatcaaccttagctccaagactaggtttgataaataaatgaCCTGATAAACAGGCTTCGGCCTCAACTTCAGATCTGGGCTTGATTTAACAAAATtcaaaaagacatcaaccttagctccaggactagatttgataaataaaggacctgatagacaggcttcggcctcagcttcagatctgggctcgatttaacaAAATTCGAAAaaacatcaaccttagctccaggactaggtttgataaataaaggatctgatagacaggcttcggcctcggcttcagatctgggcttgatttaaccaaatttgaaaagacatcaaccttagctctaaGGCTAAGTTTGATTAAAGGACATTATAGACAGGCTTCAgcctcagcttcagatctgggctcgatttaactaaattcgaaaagacatcaaccttagctccaggactaggtttgataaaaaaTGGACTCGTCCTGCTTTGAACTTGGTAaagatttaatttgaaaataaaattttgtcattttcaaagaaataaatagcTCATTGCTCCATTCATCAATCCTATTTAGAATTGATCAGTATGGCCACCGGATAGAATAAAACACATATATCATGAAAGCTTTTTAAGTTGTCAAATTTGCCACTCTTTGAATCAAAACTACGAATGACTGCACTATGTTGTATAGATCCAATATTGTTTAGTCCTTGGACATCACAAAATGTGAATCCCTTTAAGATGTAGACTTCCAATTACAATAACTCCCATCATAGCAAAATTTGTCTGGACTTGTAGACACCTATATTTCCTTAAATcttatcaaaagaaaatcataGCTTTGACTTGGTTTGCAAATACAATAAGTTATATTGGATTCTtgctaattaaaaaaaatgtagaataaTGGACTAATGAATCATGAATGTTTACTATCTTTtagaaaggataaaagaaaagattgggaaataaacatatgtttaaaaaatataataagaaatgaaaaaaaaaatgtgacaaCAATGCTTGGAATAGAAGTACAAATAGAGGGCTGAGAGAAAGTTTACACATCTGGAAATAACATTCTAAGAACTAAATGTAAGTTTCCTAGAAATACCCCTGACTTCTTTCAACATTACGAAACCCTCTAAGAAAAGGCCTCATGCATGATATCTTCGAACATAATTTGAATTCACAGGATTTTTTAACTCAACGCCATCCATATTAGTCAAAAGTAGAGCTCCTCTTGGAAAAACTTTTTTCACTACGAATGGACCTTTATAATTAGGAGTCCAGTTTCCTCGATGATCCTTTTGAAACGAAAGTATTCTTTTTAATACCAAATCTCCCTCTCGAAAGCTTCAAGGATGCAGTTTCTTATTGTATGCTCGCATTAATCTCCTTTGGTAAAGTTGCCCATGATTTAATGCTACCAACCATTTTTCTTCAACGAAATTCAACTGCTCATAACGACCTCGTATCCATTCAACTTCATCTAACTTAGCTTCCATGAGAACTCTCAATGAAGGTATCTCAACTTCTAAAGGTAAAACAGCCTCCATACCATAAACTAAAGAAAATGGTGTAGTCCCTGTTGAAGTACAAACTGACGTGCGATATCCATGCAGCGCAAATGGTAGCATTTCATGCCAATCTTTGTATGTTATTGTCATTTTCTCAATGATTcctttaatatttttgttagctGCCTCAACTGCCCCATTCATCTTTGGGCGATATGAAGTCGAATTTTCGTGATTGATCTTGAACTGCTCGCAAAGTTCGTCcatcatttttttattaagGTTTTTAGCATTATCTGTAATAATACCCTCTAGGAGACCATAACGACATATAAGCTCTTTCTTAATAAACTTGAGGACTAATCTCCTTTGTAACATTGCAATAAGATGCAGCCTCTATCCATTTAGTGAAGTAATCAATGGCCACAAGAATAAAACGATGGCCATTTGAGGCTTAGGATCAATGAGTCCAATAACATCCATTCCCCATAAAGAAAATGGCCATGGTGCTGACAAGATATGTAATGGAGATGCTGCTACATGGATCTTATCCATATAAatttgacactttttacattcCCTTGCATATTTTATGCAGTCTGATTCCATCGTTGTCCAATAATAACCAGATCTAAGTATTTGTCTAGCCATCATATGTCCATTAGCATATGTTCCACATATTCCTTCATGAATGTCTGTCCTAATTTATTTTGCTTCCTCTTCATCAACACACCGAAGGAGCACCATATCGTGGTTTCTTCTATAAAGAACTTCACCACTTAAGAAAAAGTTCATGGCCAACCTCCTTATTGTGCGTTTGTCATTCTCTGAAGCTTCGTATGGATATTCtctacactttatgtattgctTAATGTCAAAATACCATGGCTTGTTATCATTTCCAACATTCATGCAATATGCTGACACATCTCTCTTTGTAATTTGGATTGGATGAAGTTCAAattcaagattaagatcaaacATCACTGCCAGAGTGGTTAATGCATCTGCCATTCGATTGTCTTCCTTAGGAACATGGTCAAATGaaatcttttcaaaattttgagacAATTTTGTAACGTATTAGCTGTAAGGCACCAATTTAGCATCTCTTGTTTCCCATTCTTCCTTGACTTGATGTATCACTAATATCGAGTCATCCAAAACTTTCAACTTTTTAATACTCATATTGCATGCTACTTGAAGTCCCATAATGCAAGCTTCATATTCAGCGATATTGTGAGTGCATTCAAAACATAACTTGGCCGTTAGGGGGAAAACCTTTCCTTCTAGAGAAATTAGCACAACTCCAATCCCATGTCCCAACTCATTTGAGGCACCATCGAAAAGCATAGTCCTTGTCTCATGATCTCTAGCATTCTTTTCAACCAGAAATATGTTTTCATCCGGGAAATCAATCCTCATAAGTTCGTAATCTGCTACTGGTTGAGCAGCTAAATGATCAGCAACTGCGCTTCCCTTCATTGTTTTTTTAGTAACATAAACAATATCATACTCTGACAACAAAACTTGCCATTTTGCAATCCTTCCAGATAATGACGGTTTctcaaaaatgtattttattgaATCCATTTTTGAAATAAGACATGTCGTGTGGTATAACATGTATTGCCTCAAACGATGAGCAGTCTATACCAAAGCACAACAAGTTCGCTCTAACATTGAGTATCTAGATTCATAATCGGTAAACTTTTTGCTCAAATAATAAATGACATGCTCCTTCTTCCCTGATAAATCATGTTGTCCTAGAACACCATCCATGGAACTTTCTAATACTGTTAAATACAAGATCAACGATCGCCCTGGAGCTAGAGGTATCAGTACTGGTGGGCTCTTGAAATACTGCTTATTTTTGTTGAAAGCTTTTTCACAATGCCCATTCCATTTTCCTAGGTTGTTTTTACGTAAGAGCTTGAAGATTGGTTCGCATGTTGGTGTTAAATGTGAGATAAATCTGGATATGGAGTTCAATCTTCCCAGAAAACCTCgaatttctttttctgttttagGGGATGGCATTTCCATGATAGCCCTTACTTTATCTGGGTCTACTTTGATCTCTTCTTCGCTGACGATGAATGTCAGTAGCTTTCTCGAGGTTGCCCCAAATGTACATTTGGGTGGATTTAATTTCAATTGATATTTTCTCAACCGATCAAATAATTTTTAGAGTGTGGTTGTATGATCTTCATCTGCTTTGGATTTTGCGATCATATCATCAACAGACACCTCTATTTCTTTATGCATCATATCATGAAAAAGTGTAACCATTGCTCGCTGATATGTTGCCTCAAcatttttcaaaccaaaagGCATTACTTTGTAGCAGAATGTTCCCCAAAGGGTAATGAATGTCATTTTTTCTCTATCTTCTTCAGTCATTTTGATCTGATTATATCCTGAAAAACCATCTATGAAGAAGAAAGTTGAGTATCCTGCAGTGTTATCCACCAACATGTCGATATGAGGTAAAGGAAAGTTATCTTTTGGACTGGCTCGATTTAAATCTCTATAATCCACACACATTCTCACTTTTCCATCTTTTTTAGGCGCTGGAACAATTTTTTCCACCCATTCAGGATATTTGGAGACTGTGAGGAATCATGCTTCAATTTGCTTCTGTACTTCCTCCTTTATTTTAATCAGTACATCAGGTTTCATTTTACGTAGCTTTTGTCTCATTGGGTTGCATTATGGTTTTAAAGGAACTCGGTGTACTACAATATCCATACATAATCCTGGCATATCTTGATAACTCCAAGCAAAAATATTTGAATACTCACGTAACAAATTGATCAGTTTTTTTCGTGATTCACTGATCAATGATGTGccaatttttacctcttttgACTCCTCTTGAGAACCCAAATTCATTGCTTCAACTAGTTCCTTGTGAGGACCAAGaacctcatcttcttcttctaccaTTCTTAACAATTCTGAGGATATTCCCACATCGTCTTCATCGTCACTTTCCTTGTCAGATTCCATAGTGTATATTAAGGCATCAAGGGTAGAACTGAAATTACTAACATCTTCATTCTTATGAATATTGTCTATGAAAAAGGGCTTAGATCTTGAAAATCTTTTGAAAATGTAGGTAGATCTACACTATCCCAATTGTTAAGCTCAAAATCAGGCGGGCATGCATAAACTGTGTTGCCTTCAAATGATGCTTCTTATGCCACTGCTGCAACTGATAAACTTTCCATCTTCGTTACCAAATCATCCATCAAATCAGAGTTGTGTGATGAATAACTTATACCAACACTCttgaaaatatcatataattctGGTATAAGTTTTATACTTGGATCAAACTCCCTTATCTCCAACTTTGCCAAacgctttttcttcttttcctcttgaAGCCTAATCTTGTCATATATTTATGGCTTATAGCCCAAACCAAACCTCCCATCATTGCTCGGTGTTTTTAGAAGTGTCTCTAAGTTTTGATTCAAAGAATATCCTCCACCTCCCATTATCCTAGCGGTCATAACTTCAACTATAGACTTGTGTGGCTTTATCACTTCATCTACAGTTGCTTCCATCATAGTTGCATGAGCAATTTCAAAAGAGCGAAAAGAACACTCTAATGCTTCTTCCGTTGCTTCAACATATGGGGTTGAGACCGGCTTTGTTATTAAGAAATCTTCCTCTCCCATCACACAAATCAACTTACTCCCaacaataaatttcaaattttgatgcAATGTTGATGGCACCAATCCTACGGAGTGAATCCAAGGACGTCCTAATAAAAAATTGTACGCGGGTGTTATCTCCATGACTTGAAAGACTACGTTGAAAATACATGGGCCAATTTTAACTAGTAGTTCAATGTCGCCCATTACTTCTATACGAGACCCATTGAAAGCTTTCACAATCATAGTACTTGATTTTATGTGTGACATATCCACGGGAAGCTTCAATAGTGTAGATTTAGGCATTATATTGAGAGTTGATCCGTTATCCACTAAAACTCTTGCAATGACGTAGTCTTTGCACTTCACTTGAATATGCAGTGCTTTTGTATGGCCTAAGGCTTCAGTAGAAATTTCTTCATCAGTGAAGACTATGGAATTTGAAGATGTAATATTTCCAATAATTCCACTAAACTTTTCCACTGAAATGTCATGTCCAACATGTGCCTTGTTCAAAATATCTAGTAACACTTTGCGACGAGGCTCTAAATTCAAAACAACGTTAATAAAGAAATTCAAGCTGAGTATGATGCATTTGCTCTATGATCTTATGCTCACTTTGTTTTACTATTTTCAAGAATTCATTTGCTTCATCATCCGTGACAAGTTTTTTGCATTCTATATCTTTTGCAATGATAGACATCTCCACATCTTGGTCTTTGCAATGCTctttcacatttcttttctcaTGTTTCCTACTTTGCTCCAGTATTAGACCATCTGAAGGGACTGTTAAGTTATTTGGTTTGTAGCATCTTCCACTTCGGGTTATCCCGCTGATTCCTGTAACGTTATCAACTGAAGGACCTGTTATGACTTGAAAATCATACCACCATGGCACTGCTTTTAGATCCTTAAATTTGAAAGGACTCGACACTTGGATCCTGAGTTTTTTAGAATTGTAGAAGGTTGACTCATTATGACTTTCTTGATAAAAAACTGTCAAAGGTCTTGGTAAAAAGGAATCTTCATTTTCTAAAACTTCATCCATTAAAGCACATATTTTAATGTCTTTCATCTCGTCTTTTCCTTATCCTCTATATACCGTGAGTATCTTTGAATTCATAAGTTGTTGTACTTTGGATCTAAATTTTTGGCATTGTTGGACAACATGGCCTGCAACTTCTTGATGGAATATACAATGTTTGCTTTCATCATACCCTTCATATCTTATGTTGGGGTCCAAATATTCATGACTAACATATCCTGCTTCAAAAAGACCTTCAAAAAGTTCTTCCATAGGCATTACTATCTCATGGACTTCATTTTTGCACTTTTCAACAAGGCCATCCACAGCGTTCACTTTTGGATTTTCATGATCAGGCAGTGGATTTTCATTGACATTCGGCTTCTCACCAGATTTTTTGAAGCTCAACAATCCAGCATTAATTAGAGATTACACATTTCCTTTCAAAGCTAAACAATTTTTAGTTGAGTGTCCCACTCCTCCAGCATGATAATCACATCGAGCATTTGAATCATACCATTTTGGGTAAGGAGGTTGTATAGGAATCATTGGAATAGGAGCTAACTATCGATTTTGAATAAGTTGAGGTAGAAGCTCTATATAAGTCATGGGAATCGAATCAAACCGCTATGTATCTGAATTAATTTTGCTACCTTGACCCTGTACAAATGGCCGAGGAGAATTTGAGTTAACGGGTTTTGGAGTTTTAGAGACGGTATAGGCTGGTACATAGCTATTATAAGGGATATGAGAGACATTGGTTATATATGACGAAAAATTTTACTCATATTTTTCTGACCAAAAATTGATTTGTGCTTCCCTGAATTAGGAAAACCAATTGCATGAAcctctccttctttcttcttggATATTG comes from Cucumis melo cultivar AY chromosome 12, USDA_Cmelo_AY_1.0, whole genome shotgun sequence and encodes:
- the LOC127144141 gene encoding uncharacterized protein LOC127144141 encodes the protein MADALTTLAVMFDLNLEFELHPIQITKRDVSAYCMNVGNDNKPWYFDIKQYIKCREYPYEASENDKRTIRRLAMNFFLSGEVLYRRNHDMVLLRCVDEEEAK
- the LOC127144142 gene encoding uncharacterized protein LOC127144142; the encoded protein is MDSIKYIFEKPSLSGRIAKWQVLLSEYDIVYVTKKTMKGSAVADHLAAQPVADYELMRIDFPDENIFLVEKNARDHETRTMLFDGASNELGHGIGVVLISLEGKVFPLTAKLCFECTHNIAEYEACIMGLQVACNMSIKKLKVLDDSILVIHQVKEEWETRDAKLVPYS